From a region of the Sander lucioperca isolate FBNREF2018 chromosome 8, SLUC_FBN_1.2, whole genome shotgun sequence genome:
- the LOC116063385 gene encoding interleukin-1 receptor type 1-like isoform X3: MPLCHFLRENCTYYNRTFESVYSVPGDMAMLNSTLVSSDTFNFTTVPYNITWYNLKTGREMSNQTGRILVHRETLWFLNVTVDDIAEYVSILRTPSRCYRQGIKLVVDLPIAGQCGRPKKAFQTLTLGVTDKVSCPLKDYITKLDSYNITSSIKWYRGCDLIVDGTGKFTYMDKAILKIESVEAENNLYTCTLSFTLGGITGSVSETIDATVSARYSMTPQVREPANEIIKAQLGSNFSKRCLVFVPCVGRPSVDIVWSVRNNYIMYTTPPDRVSTSKLNLSMQDDPQGAWLELLLIISELREEDFNINYTCQAVSDRGSPKGYFTLLPTDPNIILPIGSVLGGMTVLFIISVTIYYLFKVDIVLWFRKAFPVLYTNTDLDGKLYDAYVAYAQPRAIGFSKEVEEFALCTLPQVLENACGYKLFIGGRDCMPGKAIVDSVEENIQASRRLLLLYTASTFISKRHTSSTSSNNNNISKSSDNNEWKTGDRSGSMSFDGSEDVYPDSRQQLECMAAMHRALLEGSLKVILVELEEISPAQLALFPESVRHLRKKQGAVCWWKNLRTRQRWRTCVRRREDEEKGGQATQLSPSLSPSSRFWKELRFSMPVRGKRASYPEKTALLNL; this comes from the exons ATGCCTCTGTGTCACTTTCTCCGAG agaATTGTACCTACTACAACAGAACGTTTGAGAGTGTTTACTCTGTTCCCGGGGATATGGCTATGCTGAATAGCACTCTGGTGTCTTCAGACACCTTCAACTTCACAACTGTCCCTTACAACATCACCTGGTACAACTTAAAGACCGGCCGAGAAATGAGCAACCAGACCGGTCGAATCCTGGTGCACAGGGAGACTCTGTGGTTTCTTAACGTAACGGTGGACGATATTGCAGAATATGTATCTATACTAAG AACTCCCTCTCGGTGCTACAGGCAGGGGATCAAGCTGGTAGTTGATCTGCCCATTGCTGGACAGTGTGGAAGACCAAAGAAAGCCTTTCAAACACTTACATTGGGAGTCACTGACAAAGTGAGCTGTCCTCTGAAGGACTACATCACTAAACTGGACAGCTACAACATCACTTCCTCCATCAAGTGGTACAGA GGTTGTGACCTCATCGTGGATGGGACAGGCAAGTTTACCTACATGGATAAGGCCATACTGAAAATTGAAAGCGTGGAAGCTGAAAACAACTTGTACACCTGTACTCTGAGCTTTACTCTCGGTGGCATTACGGGATCAGTGTCAGAGACCATTGACGCAACAGTCTCAG CTAGGTACTCTATGACTCCACAAGTGCGCGAACCGGCCAATGAAATAATCAAGGCACAGCTGG GGTCCAATTTCAGCAAGCGGTGCCTGGTATTTGTGCCATGTGTCGGGAGGCCCTCAGTTGATATCGTTTGGTCGGTCAGAAACAATTACATTATGTATACCACACCCCCTGACCGTGTCTCCACGTCAAAACTAAA TTTGTCTATGCAGGATGATCCTCAAGGTGCATGGTTGGAGCTTCTGCTGATTATTTCTGAGCTAAGGGAGGAGGATTTCAACATCAACTACACTTGTCAAGCAGTCAGTGACAGGGGCTCTCCTAAGGGATATTTTACTCTGCTACCCACAG ATCCCAACATCATACTACCCATTGGATCTGTGCTCGGTGGTATGACGGTTCTCTTTATCATCAGTGTCACCATCTACTACCTTTTTAAGGTTGACATTGTGCTGTGGTTCAGGAAAGCGTTTCCTGTCCTCTACACAAATACAG ATTTGGATGGGAAGCTGTATGATGCCTATGTGGCATACGCACAGCCCCGTGCCATTGGATTTAGCAAGGAAGTGGAAGAGTTTGCTCTTTGCACACTACCCCAAGTGTTGGAAAATGCCTGCGGCTACAAACTCTTCATAGGAGGCCGTGACTGCATGCCTGGAAAGG CCATAGTGGACTCAGTGGAAGAGAACATACAAGCCAGTCGCCGCCTTCTTCTGCTCTACACCGCCTCTACTTTCATCAGCAAAAGACACACAAGCAGCACTAGTAGCAATAATAACAACATCTCTAAGAGCAGTGATAACAATGAATGGAAGACAGGGGACCGCAGTGGCAGCATGAGTTTTGATGGTAGTGAAGACGTCTATCCCGACTCCAGACAGCAGTTGGAGTGTATGGCAGCAATGCACAGAGCACTTCTGGAGGGATCTCTCAAG GTAATTCTTGTAGAGTTGGAAGAGATCAGCCCGGCTCAGCTGGCTCTCTTTCCAGAGTCAGTACGTCACCTGAGGAAAAAGCAGGGTGCCGTGTGTTGGTGGAAGAACCTGAGAACAAGGCAAAGGTGGAGGACATgtgtgaggaggagagaggacgaGGAGAAAGGGGGACAGGCCACGCAGCTGTCCCCTTCCCTCTCCCCTTCCTCTAGGTTTTGGAAGGAGTTGAGGTTTAGTATGCCGGTGAGGGGCAAGAGGGCATCGTACCCCGAGAAAACTGCCCTGCTGAACTTATGA
- the LOC116063385 gene encoding interleukin-1 receptor type 1-like isoform X1 produces the protein MPLCHFLRAMGQRSTVGSLLFFLWLNGICSGFKLENCTYYNRTFESVYSVPGDMAMLNSTLVSSDTFNFTTVPYNITWYNLKTGREMSNQTGRILVHRETLWFLNVTVDDIAEYVSILRTPSRCYRQGIKLVVDLPIAGQCGRPKKAFQTLTLGVTDKVSCPLKDYITKLDSYNITSSIKWYRGCDLIVDGTGKFTYMDKAILKIESVEAENNLYTCTLSFTLGGITGSVSETIDATVSARYSMTPQVREPANEIIKAQLGSNFSKRCLVFVPCVGRPSVDIVWSVRNNYIMYTTPPDRVSTSKLNLSMQDDPQGAWLELLLIISELREEDFNINYTCQAVSDRGSPKGYFTLLPTDPNIILPIGSVLGGMTVLFIISVTIYYLFKVDIVLWFRKAFPVLYTNTDLDGKLYDAYVAYAQPRAIGFSKEVEEFALCTLPQVLENACGYKLFIGGRDCMPGKAIVDSVEENIQASRRLLLLYTASTFISKRHTSSTSSNNNNISKSSDNNEWKTGDRSGSMSFDGSEDVYPDSRQQLECMAAMHRALLEGSLKVILVELEEISPAQLALFPESVRHLRKKQGAVCWWKNLRTRQRWRTCVRRREDEEKGGQATQLSPSLSPSSRFWKELRFSMPVRGKRASYPEKTALLNL, from the exons ATGCCTCTGTGTCACTTTCTCCGAG ctatggGCCAGCGATCAACAGTGGGAAGCCTTCTGTTTTTCCTCTGGCTAAATGGGATCTGTTCAGGATTTAAACTGG agaATTGTACCTACTACAACAGAACGTTTGAGAGTGTTTACTCTGTTCCCGGGGATATGGCTATGCTGAATAGCACTCTGGTGTCTTCAGACACCTTCAACTTCACAACTGTCCCTTACAACATCACCTGGTACAACTTAAAGACCGGCCGAGAAATGAGCAACCAGACCGGTCGAATCCTGGTGCACAGGGAGACTCTGTGGTTTCTTAACGTAACGGTGGACGATATTGCAGAATATGTATCTATACTAAG AACTCCCTCTCGGTGCTACAGGCAGGGGATCAAGCTGGTAGTTGATCTGCCCATTGCTGGACAGTGTGGAAGACCAAAGAAAGCCTTTCAAACACTTACATTGGGAGTCACTGACAAAGTGAGCTGTCCTCTGAAGGACTACATCACTAAACTGGACAGCTACAACATCACTTCCTCCATCAAGTGGTACAGA GGTTGTGACCTCATCGTGGATGGGACAGGCAAGTTTACCTACATGGATAAGGCCATACTGAAAATTGAAAGCGTGGAAGCTGAAAACAACTTGTACACCTGTACTCTGAGCTTTACTCTCGGTGGCATTACGGGATCAGTGTCAGAGACCATTGACGCAACAGTCTCAG CTAGGTACTCTATGACTCCACAAGTGCGCGAACCGGCCAATGAAATAATCAAGGCACAGCTGG GGTCCAATTTCAGCAAGCGGTGCCTGGTATTTGTGCCATGTGTCGGGAGGCCCTCAGTTGATATCGTTTGGTCGGTCAGAAACAATTACATTATGTATACCACACCCCCTGACCGTGTCTCCACGTCAAAACTAAA TTTGTCTATGCAGGATGATCCTCAAGGTGCATGGTTGGAGCTTCTGCTGATTATTTCTGAGCTAAGGGAGGAGGATTTCAACATCAACTACACTTGTCAAGCAGTCAGTGACAGGGGCTCTCCTAAGGGATATTTTACTCTGCTACCCACAG ATCCCAACATCATACTACCCATTGGATCTGTGCTCGGTGGTATGACGGTTCTCTTTATCATCAGTGTCACCATCTACTACCTTTTTAAGGTTGACATTGTGCTGTGGTTCAGGAAAGCGTTTCCTGTCCTCTACACAAATACAG ATTTGGATGGGAAGCTGTATGATGCCTATGTGGCATACGCACAGCCCCGTGCCATTGGATTTAGCAAGGAAGTGGAAGAGTTTGCTCTTTGCACACTACCCCAAGTGTTGGAAAATGCCTGCGGCTACAAACTCTTCATAGGAGGCCGTGACTGCATGCCTGGAAAGG CCATAGTGGACTCAGTGGAAGAGAACATACAAGCCAGTCGCCGCCTTCTTCTGCTCTACACCGCCTCTACTTTCATCAGCAAAAGACACACAAGCAGCACTAGTAGCAATAATAACAACATCTCTAAGAGCAGTGATAACAATGAATGGAAGACAGGGGACCGCAGTGGCAGCATGAGTTTTGATGGTAGTGAAGACGTCTATCCCGACTCCAGACAGCAGTTGGAGTGTATGGCAGCAATGCACAGAGCACTTCTGGAGGGATCTCTCAAG GTAATTCTTGTAGAGTTGGAAGAGATCAGCCCGGCTCAGCTGGCTCTCTTTCCAGAGTCAGTACGTCACCTGAGGAAAAAGCAGGGTGCCGTGTGTTGGTGGAAGAACCTGAGAACAAGGCAAAGGTGGAGGACATgtgtgaggaggagagaggacgaGGAGAAAGGGGGACAGGCCACGCAGCTGTCCCCTTCCCTCTCCCCTTCCTCTAGGTTTTGGAAGGAGTTGAGGTTTAGTATGCCGGTGAGGGGCAAGAGGGCATCGTACCCCGAGAAAACTGCCCTGCTGAACTTATGA
- the LOC116063385 gene encoding interleukin-1 receptor type 1-like isoform X2: protein MGQRSTVGSLLFFLWLNGICSGFKLENCTYYNRTFESVYSVPGDMAMLNSTLVSSDTFNFTTVPYNITWYNLKTGREMSNQTGRILVHRETLWFLNVTVDDIAEYVSILRTPSRCYRQGIKLVVDLPIAGQCGRPKKAFQTLTLGVTDKVSCPLKDYITKLDSYNITSSIKWYRGCDLIVDGTGKFTYMDKAILKIESVEAENNLYTCTLSFTLGGITGSVSETIDATVSARYSMTPQVREPANEIIKAQLGSNFSKRCLVFVPCVGRPSVDIVWSVRNNYIMYTTPPDRVSTSKLNLSMQDDPQGAWLELLLIISELREEDFNINYTCQAVSDRGSPKGYFTLLPTDPNIILPIGSVLGGMTVLFIISVTIYYLFKVDIVLWFRKAFPVLYTNTDLDGKLYDAYVAYAQPRAIGFSKEVEEFALCTLPQVLENACGYKLFIGGRDCMPGKAIVDSVEENIQASRRLLLLYTASTFISKRHTSSTSSNNNNISKSSDNNEWKTGDRSGSMSFDGSEDVYPDSRQQLECMAAMHRALLEGSLKVILVELEEISPAQLALFPESVRHLRKKQGAVCWWKNLRTRQRWRTCVRRREDEEKGGQATQLSPSLSPSSRFWKELRFSMPVRGKRASYPEKTALLNL from the exons atggGCCAGCGATCAACAGTGGGAAGCCTTCTGTTTTTCCTCTGGCTAAATGGGATCTGTTCAGGATTTAAACTGG agaATTGTACCTACTACAACAGAACGTTTGAGAGTGTTTACTCTGTTCCCGGGGATATGGCTATGCTGAATAGCACTCTGGTGTCTTCAGACACCTTCAACTTCACAACTGTCCCTTACAACATCACCTGGTACAACTTAAAGACCGGCCGAGAAATGAGCAACCAGACCGGTCGAATCCTGGTGCACAGGGAGACTCTGTGGTTTCTTAACGTAACGGTGGACGATATTGCAGAATATGTATCTATACTAAG AACTCCCTCTCGGTGCTACAGGCAGGGGATCAAGCTGGTAGTTGATCTGCCCATTGCTGGACAGTGTGGAAGACCAAAGAAAGCCTTTCAAACACTTACATTGGGAGTCACTGACAAAGTGAGCTGTCCTCTGAAGGACTACATCACTAAACTGGACAGCTACAACATCACTTCCTCCATCAAGTGGTACAGA GGTTGTGACCTCATCGTGGATGGGACAGGCAAGTTTACCTACATGGATAAGGCCATACTGAAAATTGAAAGCGTGGAAGCTGAAAACAACTTGTACACCTGTACTCTGAGCTTTACTCTCGGTGGCATTACGGGATCAGTGTCAGAGACCATTGACGCAACAGTCTCAG CTAGGTACTCTATGACTCCACAAGTGCGCGAACCGGCCAATGAAATAATCAAGGCACAGCTGG GGTCCAATTTCAGCAAGCGGTGCCTGGTATTTGTGCCATGTGTCGGGAGGCCCTCAGTTGATATCGTTTGGTCGGTCAGAAACAATTACATTATGTATACCACACCCCCTGACCGTGTCTCCACGTCAAAACTAAA TTTGTCTATGCAGGATGATCCTCAAGGTGCATGGTTGGAGCTTCTGCTGATTATTTCTGAGCTAAGGGAGGAGGATTTCAACATCAACTACACTTGTCAAGCAGTCAGTGACAGGGGCTCTCCTAAGGGATATTTTACTCTGCTACCCACAG ATCCCAACATCATACTACCCATTGGATCTGTGCTCGGTGGTATGACGGTTCTCTTTATCATCAGTGTCACCATCTACTACCTTTTTAAGGTTGACATTGTGCTGTGGTTCAGGAAAGCGTTTCCTGTCCTCTACACAAATACAG ATTTGGATGGGAAGCTGTATGATGCCTATGTGGCATACGCACAGCCCCGTGCCATTGGATTTAGCAAGGAAGTGGAAGAGTTTGCTCTTTGCACACTACCCCAAGTGTTGGAAAATGCCTGCGGCTACAAACTCTTCATAGGAGGCCGTGACTGCATGCCTGGAAAGG CCATAGTGGACTCAGTGGAAGAGAACATACAAGCCAGTCGCCGCCTTCTTCTGCTCTACACCGCCTCTACTTTCATCAGCAAAAGACACACAAGCAGCACTAGTAGCAATAATAACAACATCTCTAAGAGCAGTGATAACAATGAATGGAAGACAGGGGACCGCAGTGGCAGCATGAGTTTTGATGGTAGTGAAGACGTCTATCCCGACTCCAGACAGCAGTTGGAGTGTATGGCAGCAATGCACAGAGCACTTCTGGAGGGATCTCTCAAG GTAATTCTTGTAGAGTTGGAAGAGATCAGCCCGGCTCAGCTGGCTCTCTTTCCAGAGTCAGTACGTCACCTGAGGAAAAAGCAGGGTGCCGTGTGTTGGTGGAAGAACCTGAGAACAAGGCAAAGGTGGAGGACATgtgtgaggaggagagaggacgaGGAGAAAGGGGGACAGGCCACGCAGCTGTCCCCTTCCCTCTCCCCTTCCTCTAGGTTTTGGAAGGAGTTGAGGTTTAGTATGCCGGTGAGGGGCAAGAGGGCATCGTACCCCGAGAAAACTGCCCTGCTGAACTTATGA